The window CTCTCCCGTTTTCCAACCCACGGCGGTGTGCGGGGGCAGCTCCTCCGTGGGATGCCAAAACACAAGCACGGGCAGCTTTGGCAatttttccacagcttttgACAACACTGCGTTTAGGGAAACAACACAGGGTCtttcctcctgccttttccctttgctgccGAGCTTTTGCCGGCTTTGGATGTGCTTCGTGTGTGTGACTTTGCCCAGGGATGCACGAACAGCTTAAGCCAAGAGCAGATATTGCAAACTTAAATACCTGAAATGTGGTTGCAGTCAGGTGGGGCTTGGTCTCCTTctccagaacgagaggacacagtcttaagctgaGCCAAGGGAAATCTAGGCTGGATGTTAGGAAAAGCTTTTTACTGAAtgagtgataaagtactggaacggtctgcccggggaggtggtggggtcaccatccctggatgcgTTATgaaaagattggatgtggcactcagcgccatggtttagttgaggtgttagggctcGGTGATTTTTTCCAACCTAGCGATTCTGTGATCTCAGCTCGCAAACCCTCTCTCCTCCCCCGAAACCGGCgtccctgcctctcctctgactcccaCCAGGAGAGAACTCCCGCTCTCCCGAGCCCCCCGCGCCCGGCgctccctgcccggcccggctcctCCCCCGGCCCGCGGCGGTCACACCTCCGCTGCCCGCGCTGGCAGCAGCGGCTGCCCCGCTGCGCTTCCATGTGTGCGAGCCCCAGCAAACCCCCCGGGCCGCCTGACTCAGCGCTTTATCAGCGGCGGAGCGGCAAAATGCGGCTCTCGTCCAGCGCAGCCCGTGCCTGGCGTTTGTGTCGCTGAAGGGCTCGGCCgatccctccctgcccggcGCAGCCCAGAGGATcgcagcggcggcggcagccACGGCCGGCTCGGGTCTGTAAGTCACCGGCATCGGGCTCGGCGTTTGGTTCGCAGATCGGTAACACCgggttggtgttttgttttgttttgttttgttttcccagcagGGAAAATCAGGAGGATCTTGCGCTGCCTGTTTTATAAGAGCAGTGTAAATGAATGATGCAATCGGGCACGGGGGGAGCAGCGGCATTTTGGCAGGACAGGCGAGAGGGGATTGGAGAGTTGAGAGGTGGATGTCAACATCCAACAGGTTCCTTCTGCCCTTTTTTCACCTGCTTTTTTCACGAGGTGCTTAAATGAGTTCGCTGTGAGGCACTGCTGTGCAGATAATCGTGCGGAGCTGCGAGCAGTTCATCTCTTGAAACTTGCAGACAGCTTTGTTGCCACTGCCGTGACAAACGGAGCAGGAGGTTCAGGAAAAAcctaaaatgaaatggaaaaccCAAGAGGTTtaacaaaaaactaaaaaaaagagagaaggaaaccCAGGAGATTAAGGACTGAATCTTCCTATTCTCACCCGCAAACCACGGAAAGCTACGGGTGGATGGGTTGAACTTCTAAAACTTATATAAACGCAAACACAATTTGCTTAAATATAACTAATCTGCTTAAATGTATCAGCTTTCCTCTAAAGCTTTCAAAACGTTGCTAATTCTGAGGATGAAAGCTCAGCACAGAAAAGCTGTATTATTCCCATTTTACAGACACAGGACTGGAAACAATGAGGATTAAGTGGTTTGTTGAAACTCATACCATGGAAACACTCCTGGGAATGTTCTTAGAAGCAGTAGGAGGAAAAGGTCCtgaaaaaagtttcaaaaactATTTTCTCCAAATCCTTTGCTCTGAGCAGCAGTTTCCCTTCAAGGCAAAAGAAACAGTTTAACGCGGTTGAACTTCTGTTAATGCTCAATACAATATTAAACGTGGAAGTGAATCAGAAATTGTTTGCAAACAAGGACATTCCTGAGTGCTGTGTACTATTTCATTAAGATTCACTTAATCTTCGTTTTTAACAGCAATAAATGTGATCATCATGCAAAGTAGCAGCGTGGCAGCACTTCTGAAAGCTGAAATATGACAACAAGGGAGGTGTAGTCACAATGAGGGGTTTGAGATCTCATCAGAAGCTGGCAGCCCCAGAACACCTGCAGTTCTGAGCACCACTTACTGCTTCAATTTGCATTACATGTGGAAACAGAGGATGGTGCAGTTTTTCCCAGTGAGGCAAGTGCCCTCCTTTGAAGGGGCAGCAAACAGAGAGGATTtcagttgttttcctttcccatgTGCTCTTACATAATTCTCCTGTTTGTGACTCCACCCTGTCTATTATGAAAGAGAATTATTTCttgtgaaaatgttttctttctctttggagCAGCCTAATGAAACACTTCATAGTCTGGAGGCAAGGAGATCTCACGGGAATTCCACTTTTCCCttgtgatttcctttttttctccatctttatCTCAAGTTTCGCCCTACCTCTCTGTCACTCTTCTATCTTCTTTAGCCACTTCTTTGCCCATTGTTCTTCTCTTCCCCACATtcttctttccagcttttccccATGATATTTTATATCAGACCTGTTGAAACATTTGCTGCTTGCATGCTTTTCAGGCTAGGAATAGATTGCCTATCTGAAATTCAGTGGTGGGAAGACCAGAGATTCCCTTTCAGTGTTCTTCATATGGAAACAGAACCCATTATTTCTGGGaatttcctgtttcttcccaTCTCATGAAAACATTTACACTTTTAAGCAATCAGATgctctgtattttgaaattattaatatCTCCCACTTACACAGGCCTGGACCGCTCTGGAATACAAAATTGCTTTTCCCTGACTGCAGCTGAGATTTGTCCATAGAAGAGTTTTACACAACTTCAATTCATTTTGCTCTGATGCGCTGCTGCTGACATTTGCACTTCTTCCCTTCCAATTTGTCATTTCTAGACAACATAAACCACAGCTTGAAACTCTTTTCAAAGAGTTATTTCCTGGAATCAAGAGAGGACAGGGTTAATTCCAACTATGACTCCACAATAATTCTTTATTTGCCCATCAGAGTGCTGAGTCCACCACAGCTTTCATGTCATCGTTGCGAGGCCCacccagcagggaagggaacgcGGGGAATGTGGATATCAGAGAGAAGGAAACGTGAACATTTCATCACTCTCATGTTCAGAGAGATAAGGTTTCTCTGGGACAGATTGAAGCCGCGGATCCAGACCCAAATTCCAGCAGTCACGTCAGGGAGCGGTGTCCCCCCGCGGTGCCGTTGCCTCACGGTGTGGCAGCGTGGCCCCAGGTGAGGCAAGGGTGGCTTTGCATCAGCCGTGACGCCGTGACGCCAATGTCGCAGCCGCCCTGCAATCACGGCCCTGCTGCTTGGAAAACTGGGATATTTCActgcaaacacaaacacagcGCTCCGCAGTCGGGGGCAGGTCAAGGCTAAAGCAAACGTGGATTCACATGTCACCTGCCCGGCCAGTGCCAAGCCTGACctcagagctgggctctggcagaGGGAAGTTTTGATGTCCATGGCCACTTTTCTTTTATACCCTGTGCTGATGGCCTGTAACAATTTTTCTTACATGTCCGGTGCAGTTTTTGTAGAAAAAGATAAAACCCCGCATGGCCTGCAGCAGATAATCCTTTAGTCACGCTCCTAAGGCTGGACTGGAGTTTTACGGTGTGCCCACACACCAAGGGCAGAGTTCTGCCAAACTGCAGTTCAAGGAGCTCTGTAAAAACCCTTTTCTGGGCTCTCCTCTAGTGCCACCCACTCCCCTCGAAGGCAGCAGAATAAAGCCCACAGAGGAGTCCTGTGTGAGGGCTGCCCGTGCCCCTCATGTCACTTgttgtccctgtcccttgcTCGTTGACATCTCCCTGTTGGTCAGGCAGAATCTCTCAGCTCCTGGCTGTTCACAGCAGGTTTCACCGCTCAGGCTGGGTGGTTTCCTTCAGACAGATTTCCGCCTTTCAACAGCAGATCAGAGCATTCTCTTCTATTCCATGCACAAGAGCAGATAACAGAGGTGGGTGTTGTACATTTTGTACCCCGATATCCACCACGTCCTGGGAATAAACCCAAAGGTTCTCGTTCCTGCTTTGACTGGTAGtgagatgaaaacaaaagatgaaAGGTTATAAAGACGTCCATCATTCTTAAGAATGTGCTGTCTGATGGTGTTTTCCTCCTATCCCAGGAAAACCACCTGCAACCTATCCTACAGGACACGTCCTGAGAGATGTTTGAGAGGCTAGAAGCAACAAAAAATTGCACCAAAATCTGGGAAGTGAGATAAATAGGAAGGTGTTGTTTGTGTCTAAATTATAGATTAGTGAATCGTAAAATCCACCCTGAATTAATTCCCCTATGAAAGGATGAAGCACGAGGCGAGTAGGGATGTGTAAGATGATACTTAACTCCTCAAGCTTCTGATCAGCAGAAGTGCTCAGCATATTGAAGTGGACAGATCTAAAAGGgtagaaaataaacttttgtcAGGGACTGTTATGGAAAACGTGATGTCTTGATGGGTTGAATGAAGTTCTCAAAGGCCAGGGGTTTGATGGATTTATAAAAGGCTAATCCCCAGTGTTAATGGTTTTATTGACGAGGCTGTAGAAGAGGATCTAAACTTTCCTGATTTAGGGACAACCTCTCACTGAGGAGTTTAGGATACTTTGCAATCAACCCTTAGGGCCTGGGcgtcctgcagcagccactgaTGCGAAATCAAGACACCCCTGAGACGAACCAGAGCCCTGCAATCCCACACAGCGCTTGGCAGCCCGGGGCCTCATCCAATGCCAAGGATTACAACCTTGAACCCACGGACATCAGTGggctgaggcagcagggagcaaatcagcagcagccccgggctCCACGGCCCACCTGGAGCACGAGGTGACCATCAGTAGGCAGCAACAGGCGGGAGCAAATCAGCAGCTGAGCCAGACCTCCACCACCATTcccccctggataaaagccgTGGCCGGGCTGCGCTCGGCCCTTCTCGCCCGcgccagagcagcagcaccaatGGCTCAGGAAACAGTGCACTACTCTCACTCAGAGAAAGATTTCATCTTGTCCCCTCACAGTAAGAAGGCTCCCAAAAGGATGGCGTCCCTGATGGAGCTGAAGGAGATCTTCCGCAGCGCCGACGCCGTGTGCTTCGACGTGGACAGCACCGTCATCAGGGAGGAGGGCATCGACGAGCTCGCCAAGTTCTGCGGGGTCGGCGACGCCGTGGCGGAGATGTACGTATGGCTGGGGGAGCTCCCGCGGTGCCAGGCAGAGCTAGCCACGGAGGGGATCCATCTGTGAGCGGGAATTGATCCCTCGTGCTCACTCCGCTCTAGGTTATCACGGTTTATAGTGGGGTCGGGGTAGAAAGCGGAATTGATGCAGGGTGAAGTGGCTTGCTTCGGGAATTGTGAGGCCACCCAACAAAActgtcctggcaggaattcTCTAGTGGTAATTTTGATAGACTGGGAGCAGCCCTCATCATTAAACTTGGCTAAGCACTACCAAACCTTGTTCTGAATGAGGAAAGCTTACCATGAgatggaggagaggagacagcgctcccagccctctgctgAGGCTGGGACACAGCTCTCAGCCGAAGCTTTGTTAGATTCAGCTCAGGGATAAGCCCCAGCTGGCATCACAGAAGGAATGGAGCCGTTTTCCTTTGCTCCACTGTTCTCCCACCCATGGGGATCTCCTAGCAGTGGACACCACCAGGCTCTGTGCTCAGTACAACCTCTCTGACCTGGGTTCTTGTCATCCCCTGGCAATGCTCTGCTGTTGGGAGAAGCCCCAGCTGGTGCAGCGTCCCTGATGTGAGCTTTTGGTGTCCCCCAGGACCCGCAGAGCCATGGGTGGCACTGTGACATTCAAGGCAGCTCTCACAGCACGGTTAGGTCTCATCCGGCCCTCCTACGAACAAGTGCAGAAATTAATATCTGACAACCCACCTCAGCTAACTCCAGGAATAAGGTAAgatgaatttctttttttttttttttaaagtattcagGAAGCAGATGGAATAAATGAACCAAATTCTGTGTCATTAGTGGTTCTGTAAGGCCACAGAGCTGGTTTGTGTTGCCTTCCTGCTCCGTCTCCTTGCTGGGTGTGTACAGAGCTTGGATCCGGAGCCTGACTCCATGGCAAGTGGTGAAGCATccatgtgaaaaagaaaagatgcttAGATATTTACTGGCATCTTGGCTGCCAAGCTCAAATCCTGGCTTGAGGATTAAATGGGCATGGAAAAGAATCTGTTCAAACAATGTTTTTTCAGGGGTGGTGGGACTGGGAGGAGATTCAACACCTCCTTAAATTTGGTCTTTATGGTCTAAATTTGCAACTCTGTCACCTCCCTCTGACTCTCCTCAGTGCAGTCACACCCCTGGCTCAGTTTAGGGGATCCATTACTCAGAGCTACCCATTCTGAAGTCcctgaaaacattaaaatcctCATTCAGCAAACACACATAAATATGTGTATTCATTCATCCCGAGGTTTGGAATGAACTATTTCAACTGAAAAgctctggggatttttttttccctattcaAATTGTTTCTAGCCATTGAAAAGGATTTATTTACTACAGAATCTGACCGTAGCTTCAAGTCTGAAATGTTTTTAGCGTATAAAAGGAGTTTTAGATGATCCTGTGCTGGTATTTTATCTTTCTTCAGCAGAAGACAGCTAGAGATAACTACAAAGAGAACATTGTTTCTTGGTTCGGGATCACgtgattttcctttcattccttccttttcttcctccttttcagtccttccctttcttcctccttttctgtgtCCTGCTTTAAGCCTCTGCTTCGCTTTTCAGTCTTTAGTGTTTCTGCCGTTCCCTGCTaccccttcccctgctgcccttGCTGCAGGCTGATCCTCCTGCCTCCAGAGCCAAATCCCCCAAACTTCTCACCGCCTGCAAGTCCTGCTCACGTGAACTGGGGTCACAGCTCCTTCCCTTGAttcctttcctgcagctggTGCCCTCTGCTGAAGATGGCATGGGTGAACCAACTCCGAGCTAGAAAACATTTGCACTTTGCACTTTTCAGTCCGCTTGGCATCTAGGAGCAGTGGTTTTATCTCATTCCCTGCTTTTTGCTGCGTTCCGGATTCATTTTCTTGCCGTTGTTCCACTTCAGAAAAAGATCTGAACCAGATCCTCTCTCACTTTTTCACGGGAACTAATGTGAAAGCGGAGAGAAAACAGTTTGAGGGAGTGCTTGTTTTGGAGGGATGAAATGATGGTTTTGTCCAGCCCTTTCCAGCCAGGCGTGTGCACAAGcaaaggggaaagaaggaaaagctgtgggcagcagagctgggtggagctgagagcagcacacGGCCCCTTTAGGGAGGATCCCTTTGACCTCTGTGCTGTCTCCTCTCAGGGAGCTGGTGAGCAGGCTGCACCAACGAGGGGTCCAGGTGTTCTTGGTCTCCGGGGGCTTCCAGAGCATCGTGGAACACGTGGCCTTGCAGCTGAACATCCCCACGGCAAACGTCTTCGCCAACAGGCTCAAGTTTTACTTCAACGGTGAGAGATCTCCCCAGATCTTCCTCTGCTCATTGCTGGCACTTTTCTGGGTCCAGCTGGCACACGCTGGGCTGCAGGCGCTGTCCTGTTACCAACCCAGCTGACTCCACGGGGGGAAAATCACCAAACCTTCCCCAAAACCAGCTCAGGGAGTGCTGGGTGTGACAAACAGGGAATGCTGGGTGTGACAAACAGGGAATGCTGGGTGTGACAAACAGGGAATGCTGGGTGTAACAACAGGGAATGCTCACTGTAACAAACAGGGAATGCTGGGTGTAAAAAACAGGGAATGCTCACTGTAACAAACAGGGAATGCTGGGTGTAACAAACAGGGAATGCTGGGTGTGACAAACAGGGAATGCTCACTGTAACAAACAGGGAATGCTCACTGTAACAAACAGGGAATGCTGGGTGTGACAAACAGGGAATGCTCACTGTAACAAACAGGGAATGCTCACTGTAACAAACAGGGAATGCTGGGTGTAACAAACAGGGAATGCTGGGTGTGACAAACAGGGAATGCTCACTGTAACAAACAGGGAATGCTCACTGTAACAAACAGGGAATGCTGGGTGTGACAAACAGGGAATGCTCACTGTAACAAACAGGGAATGCTCACTGTAACAAACAGGGAATGCTGGGTGTGACAAACAGGGAATGCTCACTGTAACAAACAGGGAATGCTCACTGTGACAAACAGGGAATGCTGGGTGTGACAAACAGGGAATGCTGGGTGTGACAAACAGGGAATGCTCACTGTGACAAACAGGGAATGCTCACTGTAACAAACAGGGAATGCTGGATGTAAAAACCAGGGAATGCTCACTGTAA of the Hirundo rustica isolate bHirRus1 chromosome 19, bHirRus1.pri.v3, whole genome shotgun sequence genome contains:
- the PSPH gene encoding phosphoserine phosphatase, whose amino-acid sequence is MASLMELKEIFRSADAVCFDVDSTVIREEGIDELAKFCGVGDAVAEMTRRAMGGTVTFKAALTARLGLIRPSYEQVQKLISDNPPQLTPGIRELVSRLHQRGVQVFLVSGGFQSIVEHVALQLNIPTANVFANRLKFYFNGEYAGFDETQPTAESGGKGKVITHLKEQFHFKKVVMIGDGATDMEACPPGDCFIGFGGNVVRNQVKEKAKWYITHFDELLKELEER